One window of Bacteroidota bacterium genomic DNA carries:
- the pruA gene encoding L-glutamate gamma-semialdehyde dehydrogenase — translation MNNTFSRPPAPTNEPVRSYAPGTPERASLQSAVLAMRDEHLEAGPIVGGEHRTTGRLGEMRPPHEHQRVIGTFHKARPGDVTDAIEAALDARHDWMRMAWTDRAAIFLKAAELIAGPYRNTINAATMLGQSKNAMQAEIDSACEFIDFLRFNVHFMTQVYADQPVSGPGLWNRVEYRPLEGFVFAVTPFNFTAIAGNLPTAPALMGNVALWKPAPTQMRAATVIMDVLEAAGLPPGVINFLPGDGADVGDPVLASEHLAGLHFTGSTGTFQHLWKTIGNQIGHYRTYPRIVGETGGKDFIVAHASANPATVATAIVRGAFEYQGQKCSAASRCYIDAAIWPAVEEHLLAQLAEIKVGPTHDFTNFVNAVIDRKAFDKITGYIDRAKATDGVSIPAGGTYDDSEGYYIDPTVLVVDDPMYETMREELFGPVVTIYVTPDGQPFAETLDLVNRTSPYALTGAVFARERALLAQATDALADNAGNFYLNDKPTGAVVGQQPFGGARASGTNDKAGSYVNLLRWVSFRTLKENFNPPTHFAYPFHQAD, via the coding sequence ATGAACAACACCTTTTCGCGTCCGCCAGCTCCGACCAACGAACCAGTCCGCAGCTATGCGCCTGGAACGCCGGAGCGGGCCTCGCTCCAGAGCGCCGTACTGGCGATGCGCGATGAGCACCTCGAAGCTGGGCCTATCGTAGGTGGTGAGCACCGGACGACAGGGCGCCTTGGCGAGATGCGGCCCCCGCACGAGCACCAGCGCGTCATCGGCACGTTCCACAAGGCGCGCCCCGGCGATGTCACCGACGCCATCGAAGCGGCCCTCGACGCGCGGCACGACTGGATGCGCATGGCCTGGACCGACCGCGCCGCCATCTTCTTGAAGGCCGCTGAACTGATCGCCGGGCCCTATCGCAACACGATCAACGCGGCCACGATGCTCGGGCAGAGCAAAAACGCGATGCAGGCCGAGATCGACAGCGCGTGCGAGTTCATCGACTTCCTGCGGTTCAACGTCCACTTCATGACGCAGGTCTACGCCGACCAGCCCGTGAGCGGCCCCGGCCTCTGGAACCGCGTGGAGTACCGCCCGCTCGAAGGCTTCGTCTTCGCCGTGACGCCGTTCAACTTCACCGCCATTGCGGGCAACCTCCCGACGGCCCCGGCGCTGATGGGCAACGTAGCGCTCTGGAAGCCTGCGCCCACGCAGATGCGCGCCGCGACCGTCATTATGGACGTGCTCGAAGCGGCAGGCCTTCCCCCCGGCGTCATCAACTTTCTTCCCGGCGACGGCGCCGACGTGGGCGACCCGGTCCTCGCCTCGGAGCATCTCGCCGGGCTTCACTTTACGGGCTCGACGGGCACGTTCCAGCACCTCTGGAAGACGATCGGCAACCAGATCGGGCACTACCGCACCTACCCGCGCATCGTCGGCGAGACGGGCGGCAAGGACTTCATCGTCGCCCACGCGTCGGCGAACCCGGCAACCGTAGCGACGGCCATCGTGCGGGGCGCGTTCGAGTACCAGGGCCAGAAGTGCTCCGCGGCCTCGCGCTGCTACATCGACGCGGCGATCTGGCCTGCCGTTGAGGAGCACCTCCTCGCGCAACTCGCCGAGATCAAAGTCGGGCCGACGCACGACTTCACGAACTTCGTCAACGCGGTCATCGACCGGAAGGCGTTTGACAAGATCACGGGCTACATCGACCGCGCGAAGGCCACCGACGGCGTGTCCATCCCGGCTGGTGGCACCTACGACGACAGCGAGGGCTACTACATCGACCCGACGGTCCTCGTCGTGGACGACCCGATGTACGAGACGATGCGCGAGGAACTCTTCGGCCCCGTCGTCACGATCTACGTCACGCCGGACGGCCAGCCGTTCGCGGAGACGCTTGATCTCGTCAACCGGACGTCGCCGTACGCGCTCACGGGAGCCGTCTTCGCGCGCGAACGCGCACTCCTCGCCCAGGCCACCGACGCGCTGGCGGACAACGCGGGCAACTTCTACCTCAACGACAAGCCGACGGGCGCGGTCGTGGGCCAGCAGCCCTTCGGCGGCGCACGCGCCTCGGGGACGAACGACAAGGCGGGGTCCTACGTGAACCTCCTCCGCTGGGTCAGCTTCCGCACGCTGAAGGAGAACTTCAACCCGCCGACGCACTTCGCCTACCCATTCCACCAGGCGGACTGA